The nucleotide sequence CTTGCAGGTCGACCAGGGCAGCATCGTGGTCAGCCTGATCTTCCTCCTCGGCGTGCCGCTGCTGCTCGGCATGCTGGTCGGCAATCTCTACCCGTTGTTCGCCGAGCGGGTCATGCCCTGGTTCAAGCGCTTCGCCCTGCTGGCCTTCGCGGTGTTCGTGATCGGTGCGGTGGCCGGTAACTGGCGGATGTTCGTCGCCAATCTCGGTCTGGTGTTTCTCATCGTCGTGCTGCACAACCTCAGCGCGATCATCCTCGGCTGGCTGATGGCCAAGCTGGCGCGGCAGCACGGCGCCAACCTGCGGGCGATGGTGATCGAAATCAGCATGCACAACTCCGGGTTAGCGCTCGGCTTGATCTTCGCCCAGTTCGGTGGCGAGCCGAACATGGCCCTGGTCGCGGCCTTCTGGGGCACCTGGCATCTGGTCAGCGGCGGCTTGTTGGTGCTGTTCTGGCGCAAGCGTCCATTGCCGACGCAGGAGGCTCTGCCATGCGTGTCCTGATTACCGGTGCGGCCGGCTTCATCGGCCAGCAGGTGCTCGCCGATCTCAGTGCCCACTATCCCGACTGGACCCTGATCGCCGCCGACATCCGCGCCTTGGGCCAGCAGTGGCTGAAACCCAATCTCGAGAGCGTGACCCTGGACATCAGCCAGCCGCAGCAGGTGCATGATTGCATCGCCGCCTGGCAGCCGCAGGCCATCGTCCACCTGGCCTCGGTGGTGACGCCGCCGCCGGGCATGAACGAAGCGCAGCTGCATGCTATCGACGTCGGTGGCACCCGTGCGGTGCTGAAGGCGGCGCTGGCCAATGGCGTCGAGCAATTGATCGTCACCAGTTCCGGCGCGGCCTATGGCTATTTTCCGGAGAACGCCGAATGGATCGACGAGGAAGATCCGTTGCGCGGCCATGCGCAGTTCGCCTACGCCAAGCACAAGCGCGAAGTCGAACAGTTGCTGGCCCAGGCGCGCCGCCAGCAGCCAGAGCTCAAGCAGTTGGTGCTGCGCCCGGGGACCATCCTCGGCAAGCGGGTCAACAACCAGATCACCGACATGTTCAAGAAGCATTCGGTGATGGGCATCCGCGGTAGCGACAGCCGCTTCGTGTTCATCTGGGACCAGGATGTGGTGAGCATTATTCGCCAAGGCCTGGAGCGCTCATCCGCGGGCATCTACAACCTGGCCGGCGACGGTGCGCTGAGCTTGCGCGAGATCGCGCAGATTCTCGGCAAACCCTATCGGGCGTTGCCCGCCTGCCTGATCGCCGGCGCGCTGCGGGTGCTCAAGCCGCTCGGCCTGACCCAGTACGGTCCCGAACAGCTGGATTTTCTGCGCTATCGCCCGGTGCTGGCCAACCGGCGCCTGAAGGAAGAATTCGGCTATCGCCCGCGCTACACCAGCCGCGAAGCGTTTATGGCCTTTTTGGCGGCGCAGGGTGTGGAGGCATATGGCGCCCTGGTCCCCCGGCTATAGAGAGACGCGCACCCGTAGGTTGGGCTGAGCTCCGCGATGCCCAACGGCACCGTTCGGCGTGGCTTAGATGTTGTGCCCGCCACCGCAAGTTGGGCTTCGTTGCAGGCTCCTCAGCCCAACCTACGAATAGATGGGTATCGCTGCGCTCGACCCACCCTACGAACTCAACCTACGAACTTAAACCTGGCCGCTATAGCGCGCGCGGTATTCGCCCGGAGTCAGGCCAGTCCAGTGGCGGAAGGCGCGAAAGAACACGCTGGGTTCGGAATAGCCGAGCAGCACGGCGATCTCGGCCGCCGGCAACTGGCCGTCGCGCAGATGGCGTTCGGCGAGCTGGCGGCGGGTGTCGCTGAGCAATTGCTGATAGCTGCTGCCCTCGTCGGCCAGGCGCCGCTGCAGCGTGCGCTCGCTGAGGTTGAGGTTACGCGCCAGCTCAGCGCGGTCCGGTTCGCCATGTGCCAGCTGCGCGCCGAGCAGGGTCACCACCCGGGCGATCAAGCCTTCGCTGGGCAGTCGCGCGAGCAGCGCTTCGGCATGCTGGCGGAGCAGCTGCTGCAGCGGTGGATTGGCCTGGATCAGCGCCACCGACAGCAGCCGCGCCGGCAGCACCAGGGCGTAGTCCACGGCCTGGAAGCGCAGCGGACAACCAAATACTTCGGCATACGGCATCAGCTGCTCCGGCTCGGCATGCACGAACTCGGCGCGCAGCAGCTCGAAGTCATCCAGCAGTGGCACCATCATCTGCACCCAGAACGCCATCAACGCCAGTACCCGCGCTCGGGTAGCCGGCAGCTCGGCATGCAGCGGCCGATAGACCAGATGCAGTTCGGCGCCGCGTTCGCTCAGTAGCAGTTCGCCGCCTTCACCGACCAGGCGCTGATAACGCAGGCCGGCGGCCAGGGCGTCGCCCAAGGTGGCGCTGCTTTGCAGCAGATAGCCGAGCACGCTGAACGGCCCCGGCGCCAGATGCTGGCCCAACGCCAAGCCCGGCTCGGCCAGCGCCAGACGGCTGGACAGCTGCTGCCAGAGTTGCTCCTGGACGGCGAAGGGCACGCGGGCATCCGGGTCGCTCAATTGCTGCTCGGTCAGGCCGCAGGCGCTGAGCAACTCGTCGCGCGCCACGCCGAGGCGCTGCCCGGCATGCAGCACGGCAAGGGTCAGGCTGGCGCTGACGGAAACATGCTGGTTATCGATCGGGGACGTGCTCATTTCTCGGATTCTGCCCAAGCGCGGGCCATCCGGGTAGCAGGCCGTTGAAAAATTACCTGCGTTGCCGATCCGGCGTTAAAAATGGCCTCACAGCCGAAGGCTGAACGCGCTTTAGCGCGGCCCCGAAGTGGGTGAGCGGAGCGAATCAAGTGCTCATTTACAGCACGTAAACTGCGCTTTTCCGGCCGTTTTTGCCTTGTCTCGGCTGCCTCGCCTACATTTTTCAACGGTCTGCTAGGGGCACGCGTGTCGGCCCGGCCGCGCGGCGGGTCGCTGGGCCATGGGGTGGTCGAACCTAGCTTGACGATGGCACGCCCTCGCTGGCTTCGTCGCGTGCTCCGCTGGCTAGCGCGCCGGTGTCGTGGCCTTCCAGCACCGCATAGGCACTGCTGCAGAACAGCGAATTGAGGCGCTTCATCTCGGCGATCAATTCCAGGTGCAATGAGCTGGTTTCGATGCTCTGCAGATTCTGATGATGCAGGCGGCTGACGTGCGCGTGCGCCAAGCGCCGTTCCTGGGCACGGAAGCGGCGCTTTTCGCGCAGCAGCTGGCGCGCGCTTTCGTGATCGCCATAGACGAACACCGCCAGGCCCAGATGCAGGTTGGCGATCAGCTGCACGTGCAGGGTCGCCAGCTCCTCCAGGCCGTGCGCGGAAAAATCGCGCCGCTGCGCGGTCTTCTGGTCTTGCACCTTGCACAGCATGCGCTCGATCAGGTCGCCGGCCTGTTCCAGGTTGACCGCCAACTCGATGATTTCCGCCCAGCGGCGCTTCTCCCGCTCGCTCAGGCTCTCTTGGTCGATACGCGCCAGGTACAGTTTCACCGCGCTATACAGCGCGTCGACCTCATCGTCGAGGCGCCGTAGCTCGCGGCTTAGCGCCGGCTGGCCACCGCGCAGCACCTCGAGGAAGTTGCTCAGCATGGCGTCGATCAGGTCGCCGATCCGCAGGGTTTCGCGCACCGCGTTGGCCAACGCCAGACCCGGCAGCTGCAGGGCGGTGGGGTCGAGGTAGCGCGCTTTGGACATGTCGTTGAGCGGCGCGCGTTCCGGCAGCAGCCAGGTGCAAAAACGCGCCATGGCCCGCACTGTGGGCAGCATCAGCACGCAGCGCAGGCTGTTGTAGAGCAGGTGAAAGCTGATCACCAGACCTTGCGGACTGAGCTTCAGACCGTCCATCCATTGCGCCAGGGGATGCAGCACGGGAATGATCAGCAGCAAGCCGATCAGCTTGTACAGCAAGCTGCCCAGCGCCACCCGGCGACCGGCGGCGGTCTGCATGCCGGCGCTGAGCAGCGCCAGCACGCCACTGCCGATATTGGCGCCGATCACCAGGCCGATGGCCACTGGCAGGCTGATCAGCGAGGCGCCGGCCAGGGTCGCGGTGAGCAGCACGGCGGCCAGGCTCGAGTAGGAAATCAAGGCGAACAGGGCGCCGACCAACGCATCGAGCAGCAGGTCACCGGTCAGCGAGGCGAACAGCACCTTGATGCCTTGGGCCTGGGTGATCGGTGCGGCGGCCGCGACGATCAACTCCAGGGCCAGGATGATCAGCCCCAAACCGATGGCGACCCGGCCCAGCTGTCCGGCGCGGGTCTGCTTGCGCGAGAGAAAGAAGATCACCCCGAGGAAGATCAGCAGCGGTGACAGCCACGACAGATCGAGGGTCAGCACCCGCGCCATCAACGCGGTGCCGACGTCGGCGCCGAGCATGATCGCCAGCGCCGGGGTCAGGGCCATCAAACCCTGGGCGGCAAACGAGGTGACCAGCAGGGCGGTGGCGTTACTGCTCTGCACCAGCGCGGTCACGCCGATACCGGCGACAAACGCCAGCGGCCGCTTGTTCATGGTGTGGCTGAGGGCGCGCCGCAGCTGTGTGCCGAACACCCGCAGGATGCCGGTCCGGACGATGTGCGTGCCCCAGATCAGCAGAGTCACGGCAGACAGCAGATTGAGCAGGGTCAGCATGTGCAGCGCCCCCTAAACCAACGTGGCGGCGCTCTGGCCCAACGGCACGATAGGCGGGCGTCGCTCGATCAAAAATCGACGCACGCGCAGCGGATTGGTTGGTTTGCTTGATCACTGCGTCGTGGCCGTCTCTGTAGCTGTAGTTGCGGTTCGATGACCGCGCCAGTCGTGCCGGTAAATAGCGCCGTTGTGGGTCAGGCGAACTGCCCTGTGCAGCTGCGCCAGATCTTGCGCACTGGCCCCGCGAGATGTGATCCAGCCCCGCAATCGCGGTGCGGCAGTTGCCTGCTGCGGCGCGCTGCGGCATGGTCTGCGCCCGACTTTTACCGATAAGGAGATTGGTATGTCCGGTCAACCCGCAGCGCGCCTGAGCGATGCCGTCAGCTGTCCGAAATGCAAACCCAACACCATCGCCAGCGGCTCTGCCGATGTGCTGTTCGATGGCCTGCCCAGCGCCCGCCAAGGTGACCGCTGTGCCTGCGGCGCGGCGCTGAGCGGCAAGCTGATCAGCAATGTGCTGATCAACGGCCGTGCGGCTGCCGTGCAAGGCAGCACCGGCGAGCACGGCAATGTGGTGATCGGCGGCTCCGGCACGGTGATCATCGGCACCCAGTTCAGCCCCGCCTCGTTCACTGCGCCTAGCCCGTTGTTGTTTACCGGCGCCACGTCGGCATCGACCTCGCCGCAGGCGCTGCAATCCCCGCAGGCGCGCATCTGGCAGGAACAGCCTGGCGACTCCGCGCCCTCGCCTGTGGAGGAAGAAGAGGAGGAGGAAGAGCTGGAGGAATCGGTCGAGCAGCTCATCACCCTGCGCGTCGGCGTGTTCTTCGACGGCACTGGCAACAACCTCGCCAACTCCGCGGCCACCGAACAATGCCGGCGCGACGACCTGCAGCTGCTGGATGAGCGCACTTTGCAGGAGACCGCCCGCCACTGCGCGGCCTTTGGCTATCGCGACAACGGCGTCGATGGACTACTGCCGCCGGACAATAGCTACGCCAATAGCGCCAGCAACGTGGCGCTTCTGCATGGGCTGTATAAGGACCAGGCTTCTGAGCAGTTGTCCGCCGATACTAAAACCGCGCATGTGAAGATTTATCTGGAAGGTATTGGCACCAGTAGCGGTGGGTCAGATTCCATTATTGGTTCAGGTACTGGGAATGGTGAGACGGGGATAGTGGCGCGGGTCAGGCAGAGTCCGGCCAAAATTCGGGAGCAGTTGATACGGCTCGTCAGTAGGAACGCCGCTTTAAAAATTTCCCATGTCGAGTTTGATATTTTCGGCTTCAGCCGCGGCGCGGCAGCGGCCCGGCATTTCGCCAACGAGTTGCTCAAGCCGCACGGTGGACTGTTGGCCGAAACTCTCAATGCTGACACTCCCGGATTTGCTCCCACATTCGACTGGCAATCAGCAGCGACCATCAACTTTATCGGCCTCTTCGATACGGTGGCTGCGGTTGTCGATTTCAGCCGCAACGATTGGAGCCCAGCCGACGAATCTAATCCCGGCATCAACCTGTATCTGCCAGCCGGTTGCGCGCGCAAGGTGGTCCACCTAACCGCGAAGGACGAGAAGCGCTGGAATTTTTCCCTTAGCTGTGTGACACCGACGCCCGGGCATACGGAGCTGACGGTACCCGGCGTGCATTCGGACATCGGTGGCGGCTACCCGCCGAACATGATTGAGAAGCTGCTGCTCACCAAGCCGCTTAGCGTTTTGGTCACGCCGGGCCGACCTCTGCAGTCCACCAGTGCCTGGCAAGGGCTCGAGCGTGAGCAGCTGGTTCTGGAACGAGCCGGTCTACCCGGTAAAGGCACCTTGCGCCCGGTGTATTGGCGGGCTAATCAGCCAGCAGGTCATCCCTTCCAGCGGGACATCCATCAACGCTTCACCCTTTCCTTGAGCATCGAGCGACAAGTGCGAGGTGAATTGGCACTGGTCTATCTGCGTCTCATGCGGGAATTGGCCGTGGGTCATGGGGTGCCGTTTGACAGCATCGATGAAACGGACAACCGCACAGCCATTCCGAAAGACCTGCAAGCCATCGCCGAAAAGCTCATGGGTATTGCAGCAGGGCGCAGCGGAGAATTGAGCCCCACGGAACAATGCTATTTGCGGGAGCGCTATATCCATCTGTCCGCGCATTGGACACCTACTTACGGCCTGTTAATCAATAAGCCTGCACCCAACATTCGACTGACCTATAACAACAAACCGCAAGAGGGCTATCCGGAATGAAGCGACCATTGCTGGTTTCTTTGACCCTATTATTGGCCGCGTGTGCCACAGGCCAGGAGCGCCCAAAGCTCCCCTATGATGCCTGGGAGGTGGGTGTGTTTGCTCCCAGCTACATGGAGGCCTGGATTGAAAGCGTGGATGTGATCGATCAGCGCGGCCTGGTGTTCGAGCACGTGCATGGCGGTGTGGCCTCCATTACCAACCCCGCGAACAGCAAGGGCAATCCGGCCGGTTGGCCGAAAAATCCGGGCGGCAGTACTAAATCGGTAGGCGGTGTCGATCTGCCGGAAATTATCTTCGTGCGTTGGCAGTCGTTGGCGGAACCGCAGACCTATAACGTGCGCATCAATATCTCCAAGGAAATGCGCAATGCCATGGTGAGTAGAGGACCGGTGGCTTGTCCTTGGAAAGGTGATTGGGGGAAAGAGGTAACCACTGGTTACCGTAAATTCATCAGCATTGGTTTGGCGCCTGGGGGTATTGCCAAGGTGTGGTTGCAAGGAAGCTGTATGGAGTCCATTGAAGTCGGCCGCTTCGAAGCCGCGATCAGCAAAGTAGGCCCCTACGACGGAACTTCAGGCGGCAAGCATCGCCCTCTATCCAAGGAGGCAAAGGGCTACATCGACAAGTACGGAATCCCCTACGGCAGTTGGTAATTCCAACCCCAGATCGCGCCAATGTTCGGTCTTGGACTTTTTGCCGTTTGTACGGTCTGAGCTAGAGATGTCCCGACGCCAGCCCGGAGCCGTAGTGAGTAAGTGAGGTGCAGCGTCCCGGTAGCCGACCGTCTGGAGGAACCGTTCATGCACAACGTCCTGTCCCTACCCCCACTATTGATCCTGCTTAGCACCCTCGCTGCTTGCGCCAGTAGCTCGTCTACTCCGTCGGGGGAAATTCTCCCGGATCGGGCTGCCGAGCGGGTCGGCACCAAGGTTTCGCTGTATACCGACCGCTTTGGCTGCCTGCCCGGCCCCTTCGATCCGGCCAGCGTGCGCAACCCGGTCGGCCCCGGCCAGCCCGGCGAATTCATCGCCGGCTACACCAACCATGTCGAGCTCGGCGCACCCTGCAGCACGCAGATCAGCCATGCCTACAACGGCGTGTTCGGCTTCAATCTCGACGATCTGCAAGGCGCCACCATCGTCTCCGCCGAGCTGCTCCTCGACCGGCGCAACACCGCGCTCAGCAATCGCGTGGGCGGCGGCGACCAATGCGCGCTGCCGCTGCTGATGGCCAGCGAGACCGTCGAGAGCGGCAGTGGCTTTGCCGTGGTGGCCGGCACCCCGTTGCCCGGTGCGCCCAAGCGGGTGGCGCAAAGCAGCATGACCACCACAGTCAGCCTGCCGGTGACCGCCGAAGTGCAGCAGTGGGTGCTCAACGATCATCCCAATTACGGCTTCGTCCTCGCGCCGCCCGAAGGTGCGCTGAACAAGAACGAGGACAGCTGCACCGGCTACTGGTCGAAGCCGCGACTGAAGATGCAGGTGATCCCGGTTGCCCAGTAGGTTGGGCTGAGCCGCGTAGCGGCGATACCCAAGGCTGATCCTCTGTTGAGTATCGCTGCGCTCGACCCAACCTACGCCCCCATGCCACCCAGGCGGCGTCCTGCCTCGTACGCGATACCGGCTGTCGCGCCTGCCCGCCCTCCCGAGCGAGCTGATACGCTAACGCCCTCGACAGGACGCCGGCTCGCCCCATGCTCAACCTCTACCACGCCCCCGATCTGGAAACCCTCGGCGCCCTGGCGACCGCCCTGCTCGCCCAACCGCAGCGCGACCCGCTGGCGCCGGCGCGGGTGGTGGTGCCGAGTCAGGGGATCGGTCGCTGGCTGAGCCTCGAGCTGGCGCGCGAGCAAGGCATTGCCATGCATCTGGACGTGCAGCTGCCGGCCAAGTTCGTCTGGGAACTGACCCGTCAGGTGCTCGGTCAGTTGCCCGAGCAATCGGCCTTTTCCCCGCAGACCCTCGCCTGGCGCCTGTATGACTGGTTGTGCGAACCGGCCAACCTCGACCGCGCGCCGCGTCTGGCCCAGTACCTGGAAGGCGGCGACGAACGCCGGCGGCTGTCCCTGGCGGCGCGGATAGCCGATGTGTTCGACCAATATCTGTTGTACCGCGACGACTGGCTGGCTGCCTGGGAACGCAACGAACTGCTCGAGCTGGGTCGCGACGAAGCCTGGCAGGCGCTGCTGTGGCGCGAGCTGACTGCCGAGGGCCATCCGCATCGCGCGCGCCTGCTCGACGATCTGCTCCAGCGCCTGCATGACCCGGCGCCGCTCGCCGGCCTGCCCGAGCGCCTGCTGGTGTTCGGCATCAGCAGCCTGCCGCCGCACCACTTGCGCGTGCTGGACGGCCTGGCGCGGCATACCGAGGTGGTGATCTTCGCCCTCAATCCGTGCCGCGAGGCGTGGGGCGAAATCCGCGACGTTCGCGAGTTGGCCAAGGGGGCGTTTGGCGGGCGAGCGGAAAGCGTCGCGAGCGCAGAGCAGGCAAGGCAAAACCAGGAGAGGGAGCGGAGTGTACGAGTAGTACATGAGCATCCCGAGCCTGGTTTTAACGCAGCCTCCTCAAGCGCAGCAGCTTCTCCGCCGCTCGCCCCCGACGACTGGTACCTCGACGTCGGCCACCCGTTACTGGCCAGTCTCGGCAAGCAGGGCCGCGACTTCTTCGACAGCCTGTTCGCCCTCACCGCCGAAGAAGGCGGGCAGGACACCGGGTTGTATTCCGAAGACGCCGACCTGCACGACGACAGCCTGCTGCACGCCCTGCAACACGACATTCTGCGCCTGCGCACCCGGCTGCCGGAGGAACGCGTGCAGCTGCGCGACGACGACCGCTCGCTGGAACTGCACATCGCCCATTCGCCGTTGCGCGAAGTGGAGATCCTCCACGATCAGCTGCTCGCCCGCTTCGCCGCCGACCCCAGCCTGAGCCCCGATCAGGTGGTGGTCCTGACCCCCGACATCGAGCGCTACGCGCCCTATATCGAAGCGGTGTTCGCGTCCCGCCAGGGCACCCCGCGCGATGGCGTGCCGCGGGCCGTGGCGCCGCGCATTCCGTTCAGCCTGGCCGACCGCAGCCTGCGCAAGGAAGTGCCGCTGCTGGAGGCCTTCCTCGAACTGCTAGGCCTGCCAGAAAGCCGCTTCGCCGCCGAAGAGGTGCTCACCTGGCTGGAGCAACCGGCCATCGCCCGCCGTGCCGGCATCGAAGCCGAAGACCTACCGCTGCTGCGCGACTGGCTGCACGAAGCCGGCGTGCGCTGGAGCCTGGATGCTGCGCATCGCGGCCGCCTGGGTCTGCCGGAAGATGCCGCGTTCAGCTGGCGCCAGGGTCTCGACCGCTTGCTGCTGGGTTTCGCCGCGCCGCCGCAACTGGCCGGTGACGGCCTGCCGCTGCTCGGCGGCAATTGGCCACTGGATGCGGTGGAAGGCGGCCGTGGCCAGCTGCTCGGGCGTCTCGCCGCGTTCATCGAGCGCCTCGCCAGCTGGGCTGAACAGTTGCAACGGCCGCGACCGCTGGCCGAGTGGGCCGACAGCCTGCAACTGCTGATCGACGGCCTGTTCGACGAGCGCGAGGCCGGCGACAGCCTGTTGCTGCTCAGCCAGGCCTGCGCCGCGCTGCGTGACCAGGCCGAGGCGTCCGGCATTCAGCGTCCGCTGGAACTCGCCCTGTTGCGCCAACAACTCACCGGCCAGCTGGAACAGGGCGGCAGCGCCTCGGGATTCCTGACCGGCGCGGTGACCTTCTGCACCATGGTGCCGATGCGCAGCCTGCCGTTTCGCTGGGTCTGCCTGCTCGGCCTGGATGACGGCGCGCTGCCGCGCCGCGCGCCGGCCGCCGGCTTTGACCTGATCGCCCAGCGCCCGCGACGCGGCGACCGCGCGCGGCGCCTCGACGACCGCTACCTGCTGCTGGAAACCCTGCTCTCGGCGCGCGACGGCCTGTACCTCAGCTATGTCGGCCGCGACCCGCGCGACAACGCCCACCTGCCGCCCTCGGTGCTGATCAGCGAAGTGCTCGAAGCCGTCGACCTCACCGCCGTGGGTAGGAGCGGATTGATCCGCGATCCAGGCAGCGCAGAAGCATCGCGAATGAATTCGCTCCTACCAGAAGAGCAGAAAGCCAGCGCGCAGATCACCATCGCCCATCCGCTGCAGCCGTTCGCCGCTGGCAACTTCCAACCCAGCGGCGCGCATCAGGGTTTCGCCGCGCCATGGTTCCGCGCCGCCCAGCGCCTGGCCGAAGCGCCGCTGCGGCAAGCCCCGGCGTTTATCGAACGGCTGCCGGAGCCGGCCGCCGACGGGCCGGGCGGCGCTCCGCTGATCATCGAGCCGGCGCAACTGTTGCTGTGCTTCCGCCAGCCGGCGCGCTTCCTGCTCGAACAGCGCTTGGGGTTGCGCCTGGCCGATGCCGACGAAGCCATCGCCGCCGATGAACCCTTCGCCCTCGAAGGCTCGGCGCGCCGCGGCCTGCGTCTGCTCGCCCTGGATTCCATCGAGCGCGGCTGGAGCGAGCACGCCGAGCGCCAGGTAGCCCGCGCCGCCGGCTGGCTGCCGTCCGGTGAACTCGGCCACGCGCTCTGGGGCCAGCTGCGCGGCCCGGTGCGCGCGTTCGCGCCCAAGCTGTTCGAGTTGCGCCCGGCCGAGGCGCCACAGCCGTTGCTGGTGGATATTCAGCTGGCCGGCGTACGCGTGTACGGCTGGCTCGATGGGGTGACCAGCGAGGGCCTGTTCGACTGGCGCCTGTATGCGCCCGGCGCCTGGGACTTGCCTGGCTTCTGGCTGCGCCACCTGCTGCTCAACTGCGCCGTGACCGCGGGTGCCGCGCCGCTCGGCATCGCCCGCCACAGCCGGCTGATTTCGCCGACTGGCGACTGGCAACTCGGCCCGCTGGACAACCCGACCGCGCTGCTCGAAGCCTGGCTGGTCGGCTACCGCGAGGCGCTCTGCGCGCCGCTGCCGTTCCTCACCCGCAGCAGCTATGCCTTCGCCAAATCGCTGTGCACGCCAAGCGCGCGCAGCAAGAAGGAGCCGATCGACGCCGCCCGCGGCGCCGCGCAAGCCGCCTGGCTCGGCGCTGACTTCAGCCCGATCCCCGGCGAGAGCCTCGATCCCTGGTACGCCCTGGCCTTCCGCGACCGCGACCCGCTGGACGCGCGCTTCGAAACACTCGCCGAACAACTGCTCGGCCCGGCGCTGCGTGCCCTGGCCAGCGACGAGGACGACGCATGAGCCTCGACCTGCACACCTCATCGTTCAGCGGCCGCTCGCTGATCGAAGCCAGCGCCGGTACCGGCAAGACCTGGACGCTCACCGCGCTGTATGCGCGGCTGTTGCTCGAGCAGCAGCTCAGCGTCGGGCAGATCCTGGTGGTCACCTACACCACCGCGGCCACCGCCGAACTGCGCGAACGCATCCGTGCGCGCCTGGCCGAACTGCTGGCGATCTATGCCGGCACGCCCAGTGAGGATGCTTTCCTCAGCGAATTGCACCGCCGCCATCCCGGCGAGGACGCGCGCCGACGCTTGCTGCTGGCGGTGCATGGTTTCGATGAGGCGGCGATTTTCACTATCCACGGCTTCTGCCAGCGCGCCCTGCAGGACGCCGCGTTCGAGGCCGGTGGCGACTTCGACAGCGAGCTCACCCAGGACGACCGCGAAGTGCTCGACGCGCTGCTCGCCGACGCCTGGCGCCACGAACTGGTGGCCGCCGAACCGGCCTGGGCGCGCTTTCTGGCCAAGCAGAAGATCACCCCGGCGACCTTGCGCCAGCAGTTGCGCAGCCATCTGGGCAAACCCTATCTGCGCATCGAGCCGCGCGAGCTGCTGGCCGGCGATGAGTTGAGCGCCGCCGGCGCCGCCTGGGAACAGGCCGCGCAACTCTGGCACCGTGACGGCCAGGCCTGGCTGGCCAGTCTGTTGGCTCACGGCGGCCTGAGCCAGAGCACCCACAAGCTGAGCAAGCTGGCGCTCTGGGGCGCCGAACTGGACGCTTATTTCGCCGACCCGGCGGCGCTGTTCGGTGCGCCCGAGGCGCTGGCCAAACTCGGCAACGCCGTACTGCACAAGGCCAGCAAGAAAGGCTTTGAGGCGCCGCACAGCCCGCTCGGCGAAGCCTTCGATGCGCTGGCCACGACCCTCGAGCTGGCGCTGCCGGCCGGGCAACAGCAATTCATCGCCCTGCAGGTCAGGCTGCTCGATCACCTGAATGCCGAATTGCCGACGCGCAAGGCGGCGCAGCGCCTGCTGGCCTTCGACGACCTGCTCAATCGTCTCGATCAGGCCTTGCAGGGTCCGGTCGGCGACGACCTGGCGAGCACCCTGCGCAGCCAGTATCCGCTGGCGCTGATCGACGAGTTCCAGGACACCGATCCGGTGCAGTACGCGATCTTCGAGCGCATCTACCGCGACGGTGGCGACCTGTGTTTCGTCGGCGATCCGAAGCAGGCCATCTACGCATTTCGCGGCGCCGATCTGGCGACCTATCTGCAGGCCCGCGATGCCGCCGCACGGCGCTACGACCTGCCGTTCAACTACCGCTCCACGGCCCAGCTGATCGCCGCGCTGAACCGCTTGTTCGACCGTCCGCAGCCGTTCGCCGAACGCGGTCTGGACTATCCACCGGTGAGCGCCGGGAGCAAGTCGCGGGCGCAGCTGGTGTTGCCGGCCGAGCAAGGCGAGGCGCCGCTGGCGCTGGTCTGGCTCGCCGACGAAGGCTTGAACAAAGGCCGCGCGGGTGAACTGGCGGCGCTGGATACCGCGCAGCGGATTGCCGGGTTGTTGGCGGCCAGCGTGCTGGGCCAGGCGTATTTCGACCAGGACGGAGAGCGCACCCCGCTCAAGGGCGGCGATATCGCTGTACTGGTCGCCAGTCATCGTGAGGCCGCCAGCATCGCGGAGGAATTGGCCATGCGC is from Pseudomonas sp. LS44 and encodes:
- a CDS encoding Na/Pi cotransporter family protein → MLTLLNLLSAVTLLIWGTHIVRTGILRVFGTQLRRALSHTMNKRPLAFVAGIGVTALVQSSNATALLVTSFAAQGLMALTPALAIMLGADVGTALMARVLTLDLSWLSPLLIFLGVIFFLSRKQTRAGQLGRVAIGLGLIILALELIVAAAAPITQAQGIKVLFASLTGDLLLDALVGALFALISYSSLAAVLLTATLAGASLISLPVAIGLVIGANIGSGVLALLSAGMQTAAGRRVALGSLLYKLIGLLLIIPVLHPLAQWMDGLKLSPQGLVISFHLLYNSLRCVLMLPTVRAMARFCTWLLPERAPLNDMSKARYLDPTALQLPGLALANAVRETLRIGDLIDAMLSNFLEVLRGGQPALSRELRRLDDEVDALYSAVKLYLARIDQESLSEREKRRWAEIIELAVNLEQAGDLIERMLCKVQDQKTAQRRDFSAHGLEELATLHVQLIANLHLGLAVFVYGDHESARQLLREKRRFRAQERRLAHAHVSRLHHQNLQSIETSSLHLELIAEMKRLNSLFCSSAYAVLEGHDTGALASGARDEASEGVPSSS
- a CDS encoding AraC family transcriptional regulator; translation: MSTSPIDNQHVSVSASLTLAVLHAGQRLGVARDELLSACGLTEQQLSDPDARVPFAVQEQLWQQLSSRLALAEPGLALGQHLAPGPFSVLGYLLQSSATLGDALAAGLRYQRLVGEGGELLLSERGAELHLVYRPLHAELPATRARVLALMAFWVQMMVPLLDDFELLRAEFVHAEPEQLMPYAEVFGCPLRFQAVDYALVLPARLLSVALIQANPPLQQLLRQHAEALLARLPSEGLIARVVTLLGAQLAHGEPDRAELARNLNLSERTLQRRLADEGSSYQQLLSDTRRQLAERHLRDGQLPAAEIAVLLGYSEPSVFFRAFRHWTGLTPGEYRARYSGQV
- a CDS encoding bile acid:sodium symporter family protein; the encoded protein is MNYDESHQLILGLVLALMIFGVSLELRVTQFASVLRRPLPVLAGLFGQCLILPWATLLVTLLVDLHPGLELGLLLVACCPGGNLSNVMTHLARGNVALSMSMTALSSLLALVLLPLNFALTSSLNPEASTYLAGRLHALQVDQGSIVVSLIFLLGVPLLLGMLVGNLYPLFAERVMPWFKRFALLAFAVFVIGAVAGNWRMFVANLGLVFLIVVLHNLSAIILGWLMAKLARQHGANLRAMVIEISMHNSGLALGLIFAQFGGEPNMALVAAFWGTWHLVSGGLLVLFWRKRPLPTQEALPCVS
- a CDS encoding SDR family oxidoreductase, yielding MRVLITGAAGFIGQQVLADLSAHYPDWTLIAADIRALGQQWLKPNLESVTLDISQPQQVHDCIAAWQPQAIVHLASVVTPPPGMNEAQLHAIDVGGTRAVLKAALANGVEQLIVTSSGAAYGYFPENAEWIDEEDPLRGHAQFAYAKHKREVEQLLAQARRQQPELKQLVLRPGTILGKRVNNQITDMFKKHSVMGIRGSDSRFVFIWDQDVVSIIRQGLERSSAGIYNLAGDGALSLREIAQILGKPYRALPACLIAGALRVLKPLGLTQYGPEQLDFLRYRPVLANRRLKEEFGYRPRYTSREAFMAFLAAQGVEAYGALVPRL